A window of Chitinivibrio alkaliphilus ACht1 genomic DNA:
ATAACGCCTTTATTTTAAAAACCAATGCGGGAAATGTCCTCTTTGAAACGGTGAAGGTGAAGTTTTTTGATGACTTCCTCAAAAAAATAGAAGAGGTATGTCCCGTGGAATCCATCTCCCATATTGTGGTGGATCACACGGAACCCGACCATGTTGGCAGCCTTGAAAAGCTTCTTGATCTGGCCCCTCAGGCACAGGTGGTGGGATCTGCCGTGGCCCTGAATTTTCTCCGGGATATCTGCAACCGCCCCATTCCGGGAATTGCCGTGGATCATAATGCCACCCTTGACATTGGCGGGGAACGGCTACGCTTTCTTTCCGTACCCTTTCTCCACTGGCCCGATTCCATATACACTTATCTGGAAAAGAATAAGACCCTTATCACCTGTGATTCCTTTGGCTGTCACTACTCCGATGAGCGGGTGTTTAACGATACAATAGACGGAGATTTCTACCCCGCCTACAAATACTATTTTGATATGATTATGGGGCCCTTTAAAAAACATGTGCGCTATGCCCTGGAGCAGATTGAGCCCCTCGATTTTGATACCATCTGCCCCGGCCATGGACCGGTGCTTCGTACAGATCTTGACTACTATATAGATCTCTATCGTAAATGGAGCCAAGAGGAGGAGATCCCCCTTCCCGAAAAACCACAGGTGGTGAATGCCTTTGTTTCCGCCTACGGCTACACCGAAGAGCTTGCCCGTCATATCAACAGTGGTATTGCTGAAGTGGTGGATGCGGATATCCACACCTATGATATGGTGCATGCCGATGCACAGGAGGTACAGAAAAAAATCGATACAGCCCAGGGGTTGCTCCTTGGTTCCTGTACCATAAATGGCGATGCCCTGCCGCCGGTGATGGATCTTGCCATGGGCCTCAACGGCATTGCCCACGGGGGAAAGGTGGCGGCAGCCTACGGCTCGTACGGATGGAGCGGTGAAGGCCCTGAAGTATTGAATTACCGTTTGCGCACGCAACGAATGAACACCCTTGAGCCCCCCCTTCGGGTAAAATTTAAACCCTCACAGGATGATACAGAGAAAGCCGTGGATTTTGGTCGGCGATTTGGAAAAAAAATACAAAAGGAGTGGGAACAGATGGGACGAACCGGTTCTGATGGGAAGACATTTTGGAAGTGTACTGTCTGCGGAGAGGTCTTTGAAGGAGCCCTTCCGCCAACAACGTGCCCTGTTTGCGGGGTTGGCTCTGAGGCCTTTGTGGAACATGCTCAGGATGTGGTGACCTACTCCGATGACCGTCCGCAGAAGATGGTGATTGTTGGTAGCGGTGCCGCGGCCATTTCTGCTGCTGAGGCTATTCGCGCACGTAACAGTGCCGCAGAGATCCACCTCTATACGGCGGAGGATATTCTCCCCTATTACCGTCCGGTCTTAACGGATATGCTCTCCCGTTCCGTGGAGGATGAGGAGTTTTTCCTTCATCCCGAGCATTACTATGCTGAAAAAATATTACCCTCCATCTTTCAAGCCCCGTGGTATCCATTGCAGAGGCAAAAAAAGGAGATTATCCTTGAAAGCGGAGCGGCTGTCTCCTACGATAAACTCCTTCTTGCCACCGGGGCGGATCCCTTTGTGCCTCCGGTGAAGGGGCGGGATCTTGCGGGAGTTCATACGATTCGCTCCCGCAGGGATATTACGCGTCTTCAGGAGCGCTTTGCTGCTCCCGGAAACAGAAAAATTCTCGTTGTGGGGGGGGGGCTCCTTGGTCTGGAAACAGCCTGCGGTCTTGCCCAAAACGGCGCAGAGGTTCTGGTGGTGGATACGGCGCCCCGTATTTTGCCCCGTCAAACCGACGGTCCCGGGGCGGAGTTTCTCATGGATCTGGTGAAAGAGAGCAGCATAGAAATTATCACCGATACGGTGGTGCAGGAGATTTACGGTCATGAAAACCGCGTGGAGGGAGTGATCCTTGCAACGGGAGAAAATATACAGACAGATCTGGTGGTGGTGTCTGCGGGTCTCAAGCCTTCGGTGGATCTGGCAGAGGGAACAGCAATCAGTACGGGACGTGCCATTGAAGTAAACGATCGTATGGAAACCGGTGCACGGGATATTTATGCCGCCGGTGATTGCGCCATCTTCAATGAATGTTATTACGGTATCTGGGAGCCTGCCCTGGAACAGGGGCGGGTGGCCGGTGCAAATATGGCCGGTGATGAAAAGCGCTTTGCCGGGAAAAAATATCCCGCCACCCTTCATGCCTTCGGTACCTCCCTTTTTGCCCTGGGGGATATACACCTGTCTCCTCAGGATAAGGATGTTACAATAATACGTCGCCGTGATGATCTGAAAAAGGCTTTGGTGACCTATTATTTTCAAAAAAACCGCCTGTGCGGCGCACTTTTTATTGGCGATCTCTCAAAATCGGCTCCGGTTATTACCGGGGTGAATGAAAAAATCACCTATGAGGATGCTTTGGACGAAAAAATGTTGTGAGGCTGCCTATGCAGATAATAAAACGTGATCAGCGGGAAACATCCGTTGACATACAGGAAATACGGAAGGCCCTTGAGTGGGCCTGTGCGGGACTCGATGTCTCGTATCTGGAATTGGAAAGTCATAGTACGGCCCTCTATGGGGGGCAGGATCGGGTGAGTACACGGGATATTCAGTTGTCCCTTGTTGACGAAGCCCTGCATATGACCACCCCGCAGCGGCCGGAGTTTCGTATTGTGGCGGCCCGGCTTCTCCTTATGGAGATATATAAGGAAGCTGCGTACAACCGGGGGTATACGGAGTTTGGCTACGGTGATTATCTCACCTGTGTGCGTGAGGCCGTGCGGCGCAATCTCTACGATCCGGTTATTTTTGAATATTACACGGAGGCAGAGCTCTATGAAGCGGGAAAATTTCTTACCCCGGCCTATGATCTTGACTTTGATTATGCCGGTGCCCGTCTCTTAATAAACCGCTATCTTATTCGCGATCGGGAGGAGGTTTTTGAGCTTCCCCAGGAGATGTTTCTCACCATTGCCCTTTTTTGTGCGGCCAATGAAGAAAAAACGCATCGCCTCGACAGGGTACGGGAGTTTTATGAGGTTCTTGCGGCGCGTAAGATTTCCCTGGCAACGCCCATCCTTCTTAATCTTCGCCGGTGTGGGGGGAATCTTTCCAGCTGCTTTGTCGCGGCTGCTGATGACTCCCTTGATTCTATTTTCTATACGGTAAACACCATTGCCCGCATCTCCAAAAACGGTGGCGGGGTGGGGGTAAATATCAGTCGGATTCGCTCTGCCGGTGCAGAGATTAAGGGCACCCCCGGAGCTTCGGGTGGTGTTGTTCCCTGGATCCGCATTATGAATGATACGGCCGTAGCGGTAAATCAGATGGGCAAACGGGCCGGTGCATTGACCGTGGCCCTTGATGCGTGGCATCATGACCTTCCGGAGTTTCTGGAGCTGCAGACGGAGAACGGTGATCAGCGCAAAAAGGCCTATGATATTTTTCCCCAGGTTGTGGTGCCCGATCTTTTTATGGAGCGGGTGGAAGAACGGGGAGAGTGGACCCTCTTTGATCCCCACGAGGTGCGCCTTGCATACGGTGTGGAGATTGCTGAGTTGTGGGGAGATGAGTTTAAGAAATGGTATACAAAGCTGGAATCTGATACGTCTCTTTCTTTGACACGACGTGTTTCTGCCCGGGAGCTCTTTAAGCAGATAATGAAGTCTCAGGTGGAAACGGGAATGCCCTATCTCTTTTTTAAAGATACGGTAAATCGCATGAATCCCAATAAGCATGACGGTATTATTCCCAGTGGAAATCTCTGTCAGGAGTCTTTTTCCAATTTCCGGCCCTCTGCCATTGAAGAGCCCCATACCGAGGAGGGGAGCATTCGCCAGATCTCCCGGGAGGGACTTGTCCATACGTGCAACCTCGTCTCTCTCAACCTTGCGGAAATAGATGAATACGAATTACCTCAGATCTGTGCCCGGGCGGTGCGTATCCTTGACAACAGTATTGACATGACCTTTCCGCCCATTATGGAATCACGCCACCATAACGAACGGTATCGTACGATAGGGGTGGGGGCCATGGGACTGGCAGATCTTCTTGCAAAAAAGAAGATCCCCTTTGAAAAGGCAGCAGCCTTTGCCGATGCCTATTTTGAGAAAATTGCCTATTTCACCGTCTCTGCCAGTGCCGATCTTGCCCTTGAACGGGGGGCCTATCCGGCCTTTGCGGGCAGTGACTGGGAGCGGGGAATCTTTTTTGGACGGGATCGGGCGTGGTATGAAGCCAATAGTGACATTGCTTCTAAATGGCTGGAGCTCATGGACAAAATCAGCCGTGAGGGCATACGCAACAGTCAGCTCCTTGCTATAGCACCCAATACCTCAAGCTCTCTTTTGCAGGGGTGTACTGCCGGTGTATTACCGGTGTTTAGTAAATTTCATATTGACAAAAATGCCAATGGGGCTATTCCCCTTTGCCCCCCCTTTATTAAGGAGTCCTTTTGGTATTATAAGGAAAATAAGCATATTGATCAGCGTGAGGTGGTGCGTCTCATGGGGGCCATACAGAAATGGATAGACCAGGGGATCAGCATGGAGCTTTTGTATAATCTCAATACGCCCATTACGGCACGGGATATTTATGAGGTTCTTATGACTGCATGGAAAGAGGGGGTGAAAACAGTGTACTACACGCGAACCCTCCAGAAAAACAGCAATATTTCCGAAAAAGCCGAGTGTGAATCCTGCGCAAATTAAGGAGCAGAAATGAAGAAAATGTATACGAAAAAACTCTTTAATCCTGCCGGGGTGGACACCCTTGATACCCGGCGGATTATCGAAGGGAACACCACCAATCTTTTTAACCTCAACAACGTGAAATATGACTGGGCAAGCAAGCTCTATCGTACCATGATGGAAAATTTCTGGATACCGGAAAAGGTGGATCTCACCACGGATATTCAGGATTATAAAAAGCTTACCGATCCGGAGAGAAAGGCCTATGATGGCATTCTCTCCTTTCTTGTGTTTCTTGATTCTGTGCAGACCAATAATGTACCAAAAATATCGGAGTATATCACGGCGCCGGAGATCAATCTTGTCTTGGCGATTCAAACCTATCAGGAGGCGATTCACTCGCAGAGTTATGCCTACTCCATAGAGACTGTCATAGAAAAGGACCGCCGCGATGCCATTTATGAATTCTGGCGGGACGATTCTGTTCTCTTTGACCGGATCAGTTTTATAGCCGATTCCTATCAAAAGTTTCATGATGCCCAGAGCAGGACAAATTTTGCCACGGCACTTATTGCGGATTATCTCCTTGAGGCGGTCTATTTTTATAACGGCTTTAATTTCTTCTATCTTTTGGCAAGTCGTAATCTCATGCCGGGAACAGCCGATATTATCCGCTATATCAATCGTGATGAACTAACCCACGTGGTACTCTTTCTCTATGTTATCCGGGGGATTCGTGAGGAGCAGCCTGATATGATTCCCGATGATCTCATTTACTCCATGTTTGAAACGGCGGTGACCCAGGAGATTGAGTGGACAAACCATATTATTGGCGATGATGTGTTGGGGGTTACCCGTGAGAGCACCGACTCCTACACAAAATTTATTGCCAATAAGCGCTTAAAATCCCTTGGTCTGGAACCACTCTATCCCGGATTTGAGACCAACCCCTATGAACACCTGGAGCGTATTGCCGATACGGAGGGGGCCGGTGATGTGAAGGCCAATTTCTTTGAAAGCACCGTCACCAGCTACAATCAATCCAGTGCCGTTGAAGGGTGGGATGAGTTGTAAGATCGGAGTATGAGTTTTTTGTAGGTTTCTTTCTCTTTTCTGTGTGGAAGAGAAAAGAGGTCGTGCACGAATATATACACAGTCGCGCATGTATTTGTATTGACACGGGGTTACACCAAACCGTTTTTTTGGAGTCTGAAACGGATCATCAAAGACAGCATGAATTTTTTTTGTAGACAGCATGGCACCTTCATAGAATACTGAAAAGAGATCTAACCAAGGAGGATCTATGATGAGTATACTACGGGTTGTTACAGTGTTGTGCGTCTTTTGGGTAGGTACAGCAGTATCCTACAGTTGGGAAGTGGTGCATCAGGATGAGGGACGCCACGAGTTCTACTCAGTGGCCTTTGGGAATGGTCGCTATATTGCATGTGGTACATCGGGGTTTGCTGTTACATCAGAAGATGGCAGTGTTTGGTCAGAAACTGATCTTTTCCCAGAGGACTGGGACAGACTCAAAGGAACCCTGAAGGCTATTCGGTGGAATGGGGAACGGTTTGTCGCAGTTGGCTCATGGGGAACAGTGCTCACATCTTCAGAGGGTGATACCTGGGAGAGTTATCAGGATTCTATCGGAAACACTTCTATAGCATTTGAAGATGTCACCTTTGGCAATGATATGTGGGTTGCCGTGGGATGGTCCGGTTCTGCTGAAGGAGGGCATCATATCTTTACGTCCTCTGATGGTATGTCCTGGGAAGAGCAGGAAAGTCCTGTAACAGAGGCATTCCATCGTCTGTATGGAGTATATTGGGATTCAGTGCTGAATATCTTTATTGCCGTGGGAAATAATGTCTGTATCCTTACTTCAGATAACGGGATAGACTGGTATGAGCAGGAGTCTCCCATAGAAGAATCTAACTACCGGACTGTGGTGCGGTATGGTGAAATGCTTGTTATCGGGGGAAGCCATGATGATATGTGGGCATATGCTGCTATTATTACGTCACTGGATGGTCTTGAATGGGAGCAGCAGGAGGTACCCCTCAATGATATGGGATTCAGTTCAAGCGTGTATGAGTTGGTTGTGGGGGAAGATGCTCTATTGGGGTTTTCGCGATTTTTTTATTCCAGTGATGATGGGATAGAATGGGAAATCAGCCGAGAAACAGAAGAGTATGCATTTCTCAATGCAGGACTGTATAGAGATAGTGTATATATTGGTGTTGGAAGTGATTTGACAATTTTACGGGCAGAAATTCGTGAAACAGCCCTTATTGACGAACCTGCGAGAGATGTTAATGCCTTCCGGCCATATGTATTTGCAGATGGCCTTCATAATTTGCGTCTTCCACGGGGCTCCCATCACGTACAGTTGTTTACCCTCAAGGGTGAGTTAGTGTGGCGAGAATCTGTTTGGGCAGAACATGCCAATGAGATGGTTCCTCTTTCTCTACCTCGCTCTATAACAGATGTAGGTCGTATGTATATAATGCGGGTTATACATGGGGATGAGACACTATTCCAGGATCGTATTCGTTTTTAGAATAGGGGCTGCTCCCATAGTTTTTAATGCGCTCCTGGGAGGCGCGTTTTATTACACACATAAGCCTATGAACGCCACCGTTTAAACGGTGGCGTTCACTATGTTTGATACTTTATTTACAATGTTTTAGAAAGATATTTCCTCAGTCTCAACTTCCTCGGTCTCAACTTCCTCGGTCTCAACTTCCTCGGTCTCAACTTCCTCGGTATCAACTTCCTCAGTGTCAACTTCCTCAGTGTCAACTTCCTCAGTGTCAACTTCCTCAGTGTCAACTTCCTCAGTGTCAACTTCCTCAGTCTCAATATCCTCAGTCTCAACATCCTCAGTCTCAACATCCTCAGTCTCAACATCCTCAGTGTCAATATCCTCGGTGTCAATATCCTCGGTGTCAATATCCTCGGTGTCAATATCCTCGGTGTCAATATCCTCGGTGTCAATATCCTCGGTGTCAATATCCTCGGTGTCAATATCCACGGTGTCAATATCCACGGTGTCAATATCCACGGTGTCAATATCCACGGTGTCAATATCCACGGTGTCAATATCCACGGTGTCAATGTCTGCTATTTGTGAGGCAGAGAATGACTCAAGAGAAAGATCAAGGGGGATTCGGCCATGAAGTAAAACCTTGTTAAAGGCTGATTTTGGGATGGTTCGTATATCTTCACTGCCATTAGTTCGCTGTACCTTGAGCATAAGACTGTCATCATCCATTTGAAGAAACTTCGCTTGCCTCATAACCCCGTCGTTCATGTAGAAGTGAGAAAGTGGAGTTTCCGTAGTATCCTTCTGTATTTCAGTCGTTGTATCGGGTGTTTCAGAAATGACTTCTATTACTTCTTTTGAGGGTACGGAGTCTTGTGACGGATAGGTGTTGAGGCTTAAATCAAGGGGGGGCTCCCCTTCAATAAGTACAAGGGTAAAAAGCTCCTTTGGAAAAAAACGTTGATATTGTGTGTTATCATACCCATGAATGAACACCTCAATAGTATCATTCTTCATTTGTACAAACTCTGCTTTTCGCATAACTCCATCAGGAGTATAAAATTCTGATAGGGTTTCAGATGAAGCTCCAACAGCCCCACCGCTGAGAACCAGTATCATAAACCATATAAATTTTGTTTGTATTTGTGTCATATGACAATATCCTTATATAATAAAAATAGTTATAACTGAAGACCATAAAAACCAAAACGGAGACCAGCTCCTACCCCTCTTCGTGGGGAAAGGAAGGGTGATCCGTACGCATCATAATGAGCACGTAAGGAAATTCTTTTCCTATCCATCAGACGTAATTCAAGACTTGATGCAAGGCGTTTTGTACCACCTATGTGAAGGCGGTATCCTGTCGACATAAGACCAAAGAGCATGTCATTCTCAGCTCCGATACTTATCTGGGGTACCGTATTTATTTGTGGAGTATTTGCAAGTCCTTGAAGGTATTCTGCAGAAACACGGATCTGACGGCTTAAAAAGTTTCCCCACCATTGACTATCCCATACCGTTTGAATAACACCGGCGTGAAGAAATGTTGAGGTTTGACGCCAAATTGCCCCATCGGCAGACAGGGTATCGTCGTCCTGCATGGGAAGTTTTCCCCCTTTTCTTCCTCCCATTGTTCTGAATCACGGTCTAAAAGGGATAAAAGAGTGTGGTTTTTCCCGCTTATGCTTGTTGACCCTCGGTAGATATTACTCCATCTTATTGCTCCAATATTGAAGATTCCTCCCGAAAAAAACACGTCCTCCACCATCTGTCTGAAAGGCAATGTCAAAGCTACCACCGAAACCGGTAAATGGCAGGGATAGATCTTCCGTATCAAAGGTGTAATTGCCGGTAAGTCCTGTGCCGGCAGTAATAATATCGGCAGTACCTTCCACAGAAAAGAAACGAGCATTATCGTCTATCATAACACGGGCTTTGTTTGTCGATATCTCTGTAAAAACATGCCCCATATGAAAATGTGCTTGAATTCCTCGGAATAATTTCGTATTGGAGTATCCCGTCATCTTATCGATAAAGGGTGGGCTCGTAACAGCAGTTCGCTTTGCACCGCTTATGGTAGAGACTGACTGTAAACGGAATGAAAAATCAGAAAAATCAAGGGTACTTCCAGGAGACATGGCACCAGTAAAAACAATACCAGGAAGAGAACCGGGGATACGTAGATGCATTGCTGTTTCATTCCGTATGCTCCAGTGTATATTTGGGCTTGAGTATGAGAGAGGCTCCCAGTGAAATCGACTGCGGATATCAAGATTACGTTTCAAGGCATTGTCTATTTTATCACTGGTTTCTTGAGGGTTTTCCCCCCGAATATTAAAGGTTTCTCGTATTGTTTCTGTGATTATTTGATCAAGAACATTAGGCTCCGTAATATCAGCATACTCCCTATATGGACGCATGGCAAGGGTATTGCTATAGGCGGAAGCTGATACATTACTTAGGAAATGAGTTTTTGAATATTCGTATTGACAGTCTTGAAAAGCAGCTGCTGGAGAAGGGTGTATAAGATTTCTGTGCTGCGGCGCACGGGTACCATGAAATAGCTGTGTCCTTTTCTGAGGAGATTGAGTAATTGTGTCCCACAGGGCAAAATCATGCGCA
This region includes:
- a CDS encoding FAD-dependent oxidoreductase, with protein sequence MKQVKENLYWVGALHPDLRVFDVIMHTKYGTSYNAFILKTNAGNVLFETVKVKFFDDFLKKIEEVCPVESISHIVVDHTEPDHVGSLEKLLDLAPQAQVVGSAVALNFLRDICNRPIPGIAVDHNATLDIGGERLRFLSVPFLHWPDSIYTYLEKNKTLITCDSFGCHYSDERVFNDTIDGDFYPAYKYYFDMIMGPFKKHVRYALEQIEPLDFDTICPGHGPVLRTDLDYYIDLYRKWSQEEEIPLPEKPQVVNAFVSAYGYTEELARHINSGIAEVVDADIHTYDMVHADAQEVQKKIDTAQGLLLGSCTINGDALPPVMDLAMGLNGIAHGGKVAAAYGSYGWSGEGPEVLNYRLRTQRMNTLEPPLRVKFKPSQDDTEKAVDFGRRFGKKIQKEWEQMGRTGSDGKTFWKCTVCGEVFEGALPPTTCPVCGVGSEAFVEHAQDVVTYSDDRPQKMVIVGSGAAAISAAEAIRARNSAAEIHLYTAEDILPYYRPVLTDMLSRSVEDEEFFLHPEHYYAEKILPSIFQAPWYPLQRQKKEIILESGAAVSYDKLLLATGADPFVPPVKGRDLAGVHTIRSRRDITRLQERFAAPGNRKILVVGGGLLGLETACGLAQNGAEVLVVDTAPRILPRQTDGPGAEFLMDLVKESSIEIITDTVVQEIYGHENRVEGVILATGENIQTDLVVVSAGLKPSVDLAEGTAISTGRAIEVNDRMETGARDIYAAGDCAIFNECYYGIWEPALEQGRVAGANMAGDEKRFAGKKYPATLHAFGTSLFALGDIHLSPQDKDVTIIRRRDDLKKALVTYYFQKNRLCGALFIGDLSKSAPVITGVNEKITYEDALDEKML
- a CDS encoding ribonucleoside-diphosphate reductase subunit alpha, producing MQIIKRDQRETSVDIQEIRKALEWACAGLDVSYLELESHSTALYGGQDRVSTRDIQLSLVDEALHMTTPQRPEFRIVAARLLLMEIYKEAAYNRGYTEFGYGDYLTCVREAVRRNLYDPVIFEYYTEAELYEAGKFLTPAYDLDFDYAGARLLINRYLIRDREEVFELPQEMFLTIALFCAANEEKTHRLDRVREFYEVLAARKISLATPILLNLRRCGGNLSSCFVAAADDSLDSIFYTVNTIARISKNGGGVGVNISRIRSAGAEIKGTPGASGGVVPWIRIMNDTAVAVNQMGKRAGALTVALDAWHHDLPEFLELQTENGDQRKKAYDIFPQVVVPDLFMERVEERGEWTLFDPHEVRLAYGVEIAELWGDEFKKWYTKLESDTSLSLTRRVSARELFKQIMKSQVETGMPYLFFKDTVNRMNPNKHDGIIPSGNLCQESFSNFRPSAIEEPHTEEGSIRQISREGLVHTCNLVSLNLAEIDEYELPQICARAVRILDNSIDMTFPPIMESRHHNERYRTIGVGAMGLADLLAKKKIPFEKAAAFADAYFEKIAYFTVSASADLALERGAYPAFAGSDWERGIFFGRDRAWYEANSDIASKWLELMDKISREGIRNSQLLAIAPNTSSSLLQGCTAGVLPVFSKFHIDKNANGAIPLCPPFIKESFWYYKENKHIDQREVVRLMGAIQKWIDQGISMELLYNLNTPITARDIYEVLMTAWKEGVKTVYYTRTLQKNSNISEKAECESCAN
- a CDS encoding ribonucleotide-diphosphate reductase subunit beta produces the protein MYTKKLFNPAGVDTLDTRRIIEGNTTNLFNLNNVKYDWASKLYRTMMENFWIPEKVDLTTDIQDYKKLTDPERKAYDGILSFLVFLDSVQTNNVPKISEYITAPEINLVLAIQTYQEAIHSQSYAYSIETVIEKDRRDAIYEFWRDDSVLFDRISFIADSYQKFHDAQSRTNFATALIADYLLEAVYFYNGFNFFYLLASRNLMPGTADIIRYINRDELTHVVLFLYVIRGIREEQPDMIPDDLIYSMFETAVTQEIEWTNHIIGDDVLGVTRESTDSYTKFIANKRLKSLGLEPLYPGFETNPYEHLERIADTEGAGDVKANFFESTVTSYNQSSAVEGWDEL
- a CDS encoding sialidase family protein; the protein is MMSILRVVTVLCVFWVGTAVSYSWEVVHQDEGRHEFYSVAFGNGRYIACGTSGFAVTSEDGSVWSETDLFPEDWDRLKGTLKAIRWNGERFVAVGSWGTVLTSSEGDTWESYQDSIGNTSIAFEDVTFGNDMWVAVGWSGSAEGGHHIFTSSDGMSWEEQESPVTEAFHRLYGVYWDSVLNIFIAVGNNVCILTSDNGIDWYEQESPIEESNYRTVVRYGEMLVIGGSHDDMWAYAAIITSLDGLEWEQQEVPLNDMGFSSSVYELVVGEDALLGFSRFFYSSDDGIEWEISRETEEYAFLNAGLYRDSVYIGVGSDLTILRAEIRETALIDEPARDVNAFRPYVFADGLHNLRLPRGSHHVQLFTLKGELVWRESVWAEHANEMVPLSLPRSITDVGRMYIMRVIHGDETLFQDRIRF